One Ooceraea biroi isolate clonal line C1 chromosome 6, Obir_v5.4, whole genome shotgun sequence genomic window carries:
- the LOC105285144 gene encoding uncharacterized protein LOC105285144: MPFNGVRVLPDILIDMPNLENLIREFEKGLTSTSEGRKNVASQSPTSSNGRIVKKIVEAYELRAIENAQRKQAERRSSFVNTLGNACNRRTFGGSTPTIHHKSADSSQKRDSLDKNFRVFSVPNIDTQVRDEIDSVATNQYHLNAKEKKALVWRKVLPNLYDSKNERTKMRLNSPKKSENLNKRDRIFCTPSKSERGNKSKAKCRSSPLLDNEDKDKDCGDLLYDILTNSCTSSNSSNSSYKNLRINLYEGDEWQRKSSTSLQKSSSLCDEATSDTSRTNDSSLLDLSFQSTSKDTITSGDVSNDLSNFQSAEPIMRLSGVSNHNQKPRVVGAFLKLPMRINNTNVTWIPTLNGKLPRKNSLKKLISVFTNRRKRMEKQSKKYSKKQQRTYDLESEQCSSSSSSRKSWYSEPDTSIDRPSISPTFETFGRTYRPDLYHANRTNKSRIVLTELPREDLTTDLGSSKLTSQIPVVSVDHVSSSSQVNRRNVDPTSETATVASSPRSKMSYEHLSLPKHHLSQNKVFKHPFVAQTKLDQLNEKTTATMKKDVKQKAKIKKKSDASELESSIASSVFASSSMSTSLNISSPRVSEWVASSPNNIYDVPRRSNASKSMNALNEILPQVPQIYDIPRSKSDQFTSRSPTVNVRSKTYPRYATISLKNLRRLLSQEKLQTLGNSIDV; this comes from the exons ATGCCATTCAACGGAGTTCGCGTATTACCAGATATACTGATAGATATGCCAAACCTAGAGAATTTGATTCGCGAATTTGAGAAAGGTCTTACATCGACATCGGAGGGTCGCAAGAATGTCGCTTCGCAGTCGCCAACTTCGAGCAACGGCCGAATTGTCAAGAAGATTGTTGAGGCGTACGAGTTGCGGGCTATCGAGAACGCTCAACGGAAGCAGGCCGAGAGAAGGTCTAGCTTCGTTAACACTCTCGGGAACGCCTGTAATCGAAGAACGTTCGGCGGTTCGACTCCCACGATACATCACAAGTCCGCTGACAGTTCGCAAAAGCGGGATAGCCTTGACAAGAACTTTAGAGTATTCTCTGTCCCCAATATTGATACTCAGGTGCGTGACGAAATAGACTCTGTAGCGACCAATCAATATCATTTGAACGCCAAAGAAAAGAAAGCTCTGGTATGGCGAAAAGTGTTGCCCAACTTGTATGACTCCAAGAACGAGCGGACGAAGATGCGGCTGAATTCCCCGAAGAAGAGTGAGAATCTGAATAAAAGGGATCGGATTTTTTGTACTCCTTCGAAGAGCGAGCGCGGAAATAAATCTAAGGCTAAATGCCGCTCGAGTCCTCTGCTGGACAACGAAGACAAAGATAAAGATTGCGGGGACTTACTTTATGACATCTTGACAAACTCCTGCACCTCCAGCAATTCCAGTAACAGCAGTTACAAAAACTTGCGGATCAATCTGTACGAGGGCGACGAATGGCAGCGCAAATCTTCGACGTCATTGCAGAAGTCTTCGTCGTTGTGCGATGAAGCGACATCGGACACCAGTCGCACCAACGACAGTTCCCTACTGGACTTGTCCTTCCAAAGCACTTCCAAAGACACTATCACCTCTGGAGATGTATCGAATGATCTGAGCAATTTTCAAAGCGCGGAACCGATAATGAGACTGTCAGGTGTCTCCAATCACAATCAGAAACCACGAGTTGTCGGTGCATTCCTGAAACTGCCGATGAGGATCAACAATACAAACGTGACGTGGATACCGACGCTGAATGGCAAACTACCGCGGAAAAATTCGCTGAAGAAACTGATATCGGTGTTCACCAACAGACGCAAGAGGATGGAAAAACAATCGAAGAAGTACTCGAAGAAGCAACAGCGCACTTACGATTTGGAATCCGAGCAATGCTCGTCATCTTCTTCCTCACGAAAGTCCTGGTACTCCGAGCCTGACACCTCTATCGACCGTCCATCCATATCACCAACTTTCGAAACCTTTGGTCGTACGTACAGACCCGATCTTTATCACGCTAACAGAACCAACAAGAGTCGTATAGTACTGACCGAACTGCCCCGCGAAGATCTTACGACGGATCTTGGGTCTTCTAAATTGACCTCCCAGATACCTGTAGTTAGTGTAGATCATGTATCATCCTCGAGCCAAGTAAACCGCCGGAATGTCGATCCTACGTCAGAAACAGCGACCGTGGCGAGTTCTCCGAGATCGAAGATGTCCTACGAACACTTGTCGCTTCCTAAGCATCATTTGTCCCAAAATAAAGTATTCAAGCATCCCTTTGTCGCGCAAACGAAGTTAGATCAGTTAAACGAGAAGACGACGGCAACAATGAAGAAGGACGTAAAACAGAAAGCGAAGATTAAGAAAAAATCTGATGCATCCGAATTGGAATCTTCAATTGCATCGTCGGTATTCGCATCATCATCCATGTCTACATCGTTGAACATTTCGTCCCCCAGGGTATCTGAGTGGGTGGCTTCGTCTCCGAACAACATTTACGATGTGCCAAGACG GTCGAATGCGAGCAAATCAATGAACGCGCTTAATGAGATCCTTCCTCAAGTACCACAGATCTACGACATTCCCAGGTCAAAATCCGATCAATTCACGAGTCGTTCCCCGACCGTCAACGTGCGAAGCAAAACCTACCCTCGTTATGCCACCATCAGCTTAAAGAACTTGAGGCGCTTACTATCTCAAGAGAAATTACAAACGTTGGGAAATAGCATCGATGTCTGA